Proteins encoded in a region of the Mucilaginibacter sabulilitoris genome:
- a CDS encoding glycoside hydrolase family 5 protein: MLKPVLLCAWTIFSAVLLINTNARGAFKKPIKDTAVARAIYPSYNTSPKAPDITGMGNTAVQQAALIKIGWNIGNTMEAPGSETGWGNPLITEDYIKFIKQIGFNAIRIPCAWDQYADKKSAKIQDAWLNRVKQVVGYCVKNDMYVLLNIHWDGGWLENNCTPVKKDAVNAKQRAYWEQIATVMRDFDGHLMFASANEPAITDASQMSVLLSYHQTFVNAVRATGGRNTYRVLVVQGPSTDIKKTNDLMSGLPADQVADRLMVEVHYYSPFNFCIMEKDQSWGRMFYYWGSGHHSLSDTSRNPTYGEEAEVRNAFQLMKTKYVDRGIPVLMGEYGAYRRTTPKDLTTHNEAVDYWIKFTTQQAIANGLKPFFWDIGVAIDRRNNKTLDQPTIDALMAGSH; encoded by the coding sequence ATGCTAAAACCTGTCCTATTGTGTGCCTGGACTATTTTTTCGGCTGTTTTATTGATAAACACCAATGCCCGCGGCGCCTTTAAAAAGCCAATAAAAGATACTGCTGTTGCCAGGGCGATCTATCCGTCATATAATACATCACCTAAAGCTCCCGATATAACAGGGATGGGTAACACAGCGGTTCAGCAGGCTGCACTTATAAAGATAGGTTGGAACATTGGAAACACGATGGAGGCCCCAGGGAGCGAAACAGGCTGGGGTAATCCCTTAATCACAGAGGATTATATCAAATTTATAAAGCAGATCGGGTTTAATGCTATCCGCATTCCCTGTGCGTGGGATCAATATGCAGACAAAAAAAGTGCTAAAATACAGGATGCCTGGCTAAACCGGGTGAAACAGGTAGTTGGATATTGCGTGAAAAATGATATGTATGTATTGCTCAATATTCATTGGGATGGCGGCTGGCTGGAGAATAACTGCACGCCGGTTAAAAAGGATGCTGTTAATGCCAAGCAAAGAGCATATTGGGAACAGATCGCGACAGTTATGCGCGATTTTGACGGGCACCTAATGTTTGCCAGCGCTAATGAACCCGCTATAACTGATGCCAGCCAGATGTCAGTATTGCTTTCCTATCACCAGACTTTTGTTAACGCAGTGAGGGCAACTGGCGGCCGGAATACTTACCGGGTGCTGGTTGTTCAGGGACCAAGTACCGATATTAAGAAAACGAACGATCTGATGTCCGGCCTACCAGCTGACCAAGTTGCAGACCGCTTGATGGTAGAGGTACATTACTATTCTCCATTCAACTTTTGTATTATGGAGAAAGATCAATCATGGGGTCGTATGTTTTATTACTGGGGAAGCGGTCATCACTCCCTGTCGGACACTTCGCGAAACCCAACATATGGAGAGGAAGCCGAAGTCAGAAATGCATTCCAACTGATGAAAACCAAATATGTGGATAGGGGTATCCCCGTCTTGATGGGAGAATATGGAGCCTACAGGCGGACTACGCCCAAAGATCTGACTACACATAATGAAGCGGTAGATTATTGGATAAAGTTTACCACTCAGCAGGCTATTGCTAACGGCCTCAAACCATTTTTTTGGGATATAGGCGTTGCCATAGACCGGCGAAATAATAAGACGCTCGATCAACCTACCATTGATGCCCTTATGGCCGGTAGCCATTAA
- the galA gene encoding beta-galactosidase GalA, whose amino-acid sequence MDHDWRFALGHAYDASNDFYNGTGGFSYFAKTGYGDGAASPEFDDRGWRKIDLPHDWAVEQPFSPKGTLSHGSKAIGRNFPEASVGWYRKTFVIPAGDLGKHISIAFDGVFRNSIVWINGHYLGTELSGYNSFEYDISEYLNYGGNNVIAVRADVTMEEGWFYEGAGIYRHVWLNKTDQLHIASNGTFVTTQLKNNTANVTVTATVINNDKKERSFSITQTIVDTDGKSLATSKLSGLTLKPFASQDVKSILSVNNPKLWSLESPYLHRLVTTVEENRSIADSYTTTFGIRTIRFDANEGFFLNGKHVKIKGTNNHQDHAGVGTAMPDALQDFRIRTLKSMGCNAYRCSHNPPTPELLDACDRLGMLIIDENRLMGVASTELNDVKRMILRDRNHPSIISWSIGNEEWAIEGTVTGARIAATMQAFAKSIDSTRYITAAISGGIGSGISTVIDVLGYNYVATKNTDVQHQKYPDQFSWGTEEGSTVTSRGIYEDDMNRHQLAAYDRKQNDFFYSLEQGWKHYASRPYLAGMFIWAGFDYRGEPTPFGWPSIESYHGMLDACGFPKDDYYYLKSWWTNQTVVHLLPHWNWQGKEGQEIRVCAYSNCDEVELFLNKKSLGKKKMELNGHLEWPVKYEPGTLEAIGYKNGVKAGDDVVKTTLAPAGIKLQANRNAIKADSKDIAVITVLANDKNNLRMPTAENEIGFSIEGPGKIIGVGNGDPTSLEADQYLEKIDLIQIGNLKEKFVDNLNVRAEVASDYDDSSWQNAFKDTRDDEFGQKVKAVVYRAGFTMPADFASAVTTFFSKGIGKVQSIYINGKEIGHEIKAESGNPEFKLEASLLHPGINIIAIVATPLLKANIWASVNTDPGLIQLVYSAASYKRKLFSGYAQVIVQSTGGPGKITLEATSPGLKASAIEITAADK is encoded by the coding sequence ATGGATCATGACTGGCGGTTCGCATTGGGGCACGCTTATGATGCCTCAAATGATTTTTATAATGGCACAGGCGGCTTCTCTTATTTCGCTAAAACCGGATACGGTGACGGTGCTGCGTCGCCGGAGTTTGATGACAGGGGGTGGCGTAAAATTGATCTTCCGCATGACTGGGCCGTTGAACAACCCTTTAGCCCAAAGGGTACTTTAAGCCACGGATCGAAGGCTATTGGCCGTAACTTTCCGGAAGCCAGTGTAGGCTGGTACCGTAAAACTTTTGTTATCCCGGCCGGCGATCTCGGTAAGCATATCTCGATTGCATTTGACGGTGTTTTCCGGAACAGCATAGTCTGGATAAACGGTCATTATTTAGGTACCGAACTCAGCGGGTATAACAGCTTTGAATATGATATTTCTGAATATTTAAATTATGGCGGCAATAATGTTATAGCTGTAAGGGCTGACGTAACTATGGAAGAGGGTTGGTTCTATGAAGGTGCGGGGATATACCGGCATGTGTGGCTTAATAAAACAGACCAACTGCATATTGCATCAAATGGAACATTTGTTACAACCCAATTAAAGAATAATACTGCCAATGTTACAGTAACGGCTACTGTTATCAATAACGATAAAAAAGAAAGGAGCTTTAGCATAACGCAAACCATTGTTGATACCGATGGTAAATCACTCGCGACAAGCAAGCTGTCAGGACTTACTTTGAAACCCTTTGCATCTCAGGATGTGAAAAGCATTTTATCTGTTAACAATCCCAAACTATGGTCGCTCGAAAGCCCCTACCTGCACCGGCTCGTCACTACGGTTGAAGAGAACAGAAGCATTGCTGACAGTTATACAACAACCTTTGGGATCCGCACCATCAGGTTTGATGCTAATGAAGGCTTTTTTCTGAACGGAAAACATGTTAAAATAAAAGGGACCAATAATCACCAGGACCATGCCGGTGTGGGCACTGCCATGCCCGATGCTTTACAGGATTTTCGTATCCGCACCCTGAAAAGTATGGGTTGCAATGCCTATCGCTGTTCGCATAACCCGCCAACACCCGAACTGCTGGATGCATGCGATAGATTAGGTATGCTGATTATCGACGAAAACCGCTTAATGGGTGTGGCATCAACGGAGTTGAATGATGTCAAAAGGATGATCCTCCGGGATCGTAACCATCCCAGCATTATAAGCTGGTCTATAGGGAACGAAGAATGGGCCATAGAAGGCACCGTTACCGGGGCTCGGATAGCTGCTACGATGCAGGCTTTTGCCAAATCGATTGATTCAACACGCTATATCACCGCAGCCATAAGCGGCGGCATTGGTTCCGGAATATCTACGGTGATCGATGTCCTGGGATACAATTACGTGGCTACTAAAAATACGGATGTACAGCATCAAAAGTACCCTGATCAGTTTAGCTGGGGTACGGAGGAAGGATCGACAGTAACATCAAGGGGTATCTATGAGGATGATATGAACCGGCACCAGCTTGCCGCGTATGACAGAAAGCAAAACGATTTTTTCTACAGCCTGGAGCAAGGATGGAAACATTATGCTTCGCGCCCGTACCTGGCAGGGATGTTTATATGGGCAGGTTTTGATTACCGGGGCGAACCTACGCCTTTTGGATGGCCTTCAATCGAATCGTATCATGGTATGCTCGATGCCTGTGGTTTTCCCAAGGACGACTACTATTATTTAAAGTCGTGGTGGACTAATCAAACCGTCGTACACCTGTTGCCGCATTGGAACTGGCAGGGTAAAGAAGGCCAGGAAATACGTGTGTGCGCTTATAGTAATTGCGACGAGGTTGAACTTTTTCTAAATAAAAAGAGCCTCGGCAAAAAAAAGATGGAGCTAAACGGGCACCTGGAATGGCCGGTAAAATATGAGCCGGGAACACTCGAAGCCATAGGCTATAAAAATGGGGTAAAAGCAGGCGATGATGTTGTTAAAACTACCCTAGCGCCAGCCGGTATTAAATTACAGGCTAACAGGAACGCTATCAAGGCCGATAGCAAAGATATTGCCGTAATCACTGTACTAGCAAATGATAAAAACAATCTGAGGATGCCGACAGCCGAAAATGAGATAGGTTTTTCAATTGAGGGGCCTGGTAAAATTATAGGCGTTGGCAACGGTGATCCTACTTCGCTCGAAGCTGATCAATACCTGGAAAAGATTGACCTTATTCAAATCGGCAATTTGAAAGAAAAGTTCGTGGACAATCTGAATGTCAGGGCCGAAGTTGCATCAGACTATGATGACAGCAGCTGGCAAAACGCTTTTAAAGATACCAGGGATGACGAATTTGGCCAAAAGGTAAAAGCTGTAGTTTACAGGGCCGGATTTACTATGCCGGCAGATTTCGCAAGCGCGGTCACTACCTTTTTCAGTAAAGGTATAGGCAAGGTACAAAGCATTTATATAAACGGTAAGGAGATCGGGCATGAAATTAAAGCGGAGAGTGGGAACCCTGAATTTAAACTGGAAGCTTCGTTGCTGCACCCGGGCATCAATATCATCGCCATCGTGGCTACGCCTTTACTAAAAGCCAATATCTGGGCAAGCGTAAATACCGATCCCGGCCT